CTCAACCAACCTGCACGATTGGTGGGCGGTGCAAACCAACATCGCCGGCTCATTTCCCTCGCAGGTGCAGGTCAGCCGGCCCCTGCATCCGGCCCCAGCAGAGGAATTTCTCCGCGCGTTTTATCATTGAACATCCCGCTCGATGGGGCTGTTCTAACGCCTCCCTTCGATCGTTTTTTAGGAAGTCTTTCTCCTAACCAACCGCCCCTTTGCCAGCTTGCTTGCTTGCTTGCCAAGAGATTGATTTGGCATGATATAGTTGCGATACTCTCGCACCGTTTGATGCCGTGCCAGTTCTGGCGAGGGACAGACAGTTTTATGATTGACTTAAAAGTGCTGCTGTTGCTTGCCGGCGCGGTTCTCCTTGATCCACACGCTTGGGCTGATTCGGTCTCTTCTCACAAGGTAGTGGTTAGGAATCCCGCTGTGGGGGCGCAAATTGCGGCACAAGGTGGGCGGCTGATAGCTGACTACGGCAGTTCGCAATTGTATGAAGTCCAGCAGCTTAGTCCGGTTTTGGCAGCCACTCCGCAGGCGGAGGTTCACGATGAATACAATTTCATCCTCCTGAATGCTGCGCGCCTGGACACTCGGCGCGCGGAGGTGAAGGCGCTTCATAAACCTGCTGGCTCGTTTGCAGGCAAACGGATGCACCTGGTCCAGTTCGCCGGGCCTGTGCAGCCCGCCTGGCGCCAGGCTCTGGCCGCCTCCGGGGTTCAAATAGTCGATTACCTGCCCTACAATGCTTACCTGGTGTACGGCGACGCCCAGAGCCTTGCCAAACTCCAGGGTCTTGCCCCCACCATCTCAGGCATCCAGTGGGAAGCCCCCTTCGCCGAGGCCTACAAAATCCATCCCGCAGCGGAACCGGTTGATCGCAAAGGCCACCCACGGGCGATTGGCACCGATGAGTTCGCTGTCCAACTGGTTGCCGATCCGCCCATCAATCAGCAGACGCTGCGACTCTTGAATCAGCTCAAGCTTGCACCTTTTGCCAAAGAACAAGCTGTTTTGCATTACATTGATGTTGTCGTGCGGCTTTCTCCCGGGTCCCTGGCGCGGGTTGCTTCGCAGCCGGACGTGATTTCCATTCAGCCCTATTTTCCGCGCCGAAAGCTCTGCGAACGGCAGGACCAGATTGTGGCGGGTAATTTATCAGGCAATATCCCCAGTGGCCCGGGCTATTTGGCCTGGCTGGGCAGCAAGGGTTTTACGCAGGCCCAGTTTAACAGCTCAGGATTTGTGGTGGATGTTTCGGACAGCGGGATAGATAACGGAACGACATCGCCCAATCACCTGGGCCTGCACCAGGGCGGGGTTCTCACCAATCCGAGCCGTGTTGTCTATAACCGTTTGGAAGGGACTCCGAACTCGGGCAGCACGCTGGCTGGTTGCGATGGACATGGCAACCTGAACGCGCACATTGTGGGTGGTGATAATAGCCTGTCGGGATTCCCCCATACCGATTCTGCGGGGTATCACTACGGCCTGGGCGTCTGCCCCTTCGTCAAATTGGGCTCTTCGGTCATATTCGACCCGGACTCCTTTACTAATCCCAATTACGACGACCTTGAAGCGGATGCCTACCAGTCCGGCGCGCGGATCAGCAATAATAGCTGGGGCGGCACCGGCGTGGGCGCCTATGACATCGATGCGCAATCCTACGATGCCCTGGTGCGGGACGCCCAGCGGGCTGGTTCCACTCACCCCGCCCCTGGCAATCAGGAAATGGTCATCGTGTTCGCTGCCGGCAACGAGGGTGTGGACTCGAGTGGGAACCCGGTTGCGCAAAGTATCGACTCGCCCGGCACCGCAAAGAACGTGATCACGGTCGGCGCAGGAGAGGATGTGCAAGCCTTTGGAGGGACCGACGGCAGCGGGGTGCCCGATACGCAGGCTGACAGCGCCAATGATGTCATCGATTTCAGCAGCCGCGGTCCGTGCGCCGATGGCCGGCATAAACCGGAACTCATGGCCCCCGCCTCGCATGTCAGTGGAGGCGCGCCCCAGGCAGCAAACCCCGGCCCGGATGGCACAGCCAATCCATGTTTCCTTTCTGATTGGACCTCCGGGGTCTCCGGCGGACCGAACAACACCCCCTTTTGGCCCAGTGGCCAGCAGTTTTATACAGCCTCTTCCGGCTCGAGCCATTCCACCCCGTGCGTAAGCGGTGGCTGCGCCCTGGTGCGGCAGTTTTTTATCAGCCACTTCACCAATCCAGCCAGCCCGGCCATGACCAAGGCCTACCTGGTGAACTCCGCCCGGTATATGACCGGTGCTTTCGCCAACGATACTTTGTGGTCTGATACCCAAGGAATGGGTGAAATGAATCTGGGAATGGCCTTCGATGGCATCCCACGAATCGTGCGTGATCAAGTCCCCGCCGACCTTTTCACCGCCAGCGGCCAGGTCCGTGTATTCACAGGCACTGTTTCCGATTCAACCAAGCCTTTCCGCGTCACCCTGGCCTGGACTGACGCCCCCGGCAGCACAGCGGCCAATGCCTACAATAATGACCTGGACCTGACGGTCACCGTCGGCGGCAACACCTACAAGGGCAACGTCTTTACAGGGGCGCTTTCGGCGACCGGCGGGGTTGCGGACTCGGTCAATAACGTGGAAAGCGTTTTCCTGCCGGC
The Verrucomicrobiia bacterium genome window above contains:
- a CDS encoding S8 family serine peptidase — translated: MIDLKVLLLLAGAVLLDPHAWADSVSSHKVVVRNPAVGAQIAAQGGRLIADYGSSQLYEVQQLSPVLAATPQAEVHDEYNFILLNAARLDTRRAEVKALHKPAGSFAGKRMHLVQFAGPVQPAWRQALAASGVQIVDYLPYNAYLVYGDAQSLAKLQGLAPTISGIQWEAPFAEAYKIHPAAEPVDRKGHPRAIGTDEFAVQLVADPPINQQTLRLLNQLKLAPFAKEQAVLHYIDVVVRLSPGSLARVASQPDVISIQPYFPRRKLCERQDQIVAGNLSGNIPSGPGYLAWLGSKGFTQAQFNSSGFVVDVSDSGIDNGTTSPNHLGLHQGGVLTNPSRVVYNRLEGTPNSGSTLAGCDGHGNLNAHIVGGDNSLSGFPHTDSAGYHYGLGVCPFVKLGSSVIFDPDSFTNPNYDDLEADAYQSGARISNNSWGGTGVGAYDIDAQSYDALVRDAQRAGSTHPAPGNQEMVIVFAAGNEGVDSSGNPVAQSIDSPGTAKNVITVGAGEDVQAFGGTDGSGVPDTQADSANDVIDFSSRGPCADGRHKPELMAPASHVSGGAPQAANPGPDGTANPCFLSDWTSGVSGGPNNTPFWPSGQQFYTASSGSSHSTPCVSGGCALVRQFFISHFTNPASPAMTKAYLVNSARYMTGAFANDTLWSDTQGMGEMNLGMAFDGIPRIVRDQVPADLFTASGQVRVFTGTVSDSTKPFRVTLAWTDAPGSTAANAYNNDLDLTVTVGGNTYKGNVFTGALSATGGVADSVNNVESVFLPAGLSGSFTVTVTAANINSDGVPNNSFPLDQDFALVVYNGNSTSVPVLAPDGTTLLNESCTNGAIDPGETVTLNFALQNLGSASTTNLVATLLPGGGVVSPSAAQSYGAIPAAGGVAAEPFTFTAQGSCGGVITATLQLRDGSANLGNITFTLQLGSPVAFTALSQNFDSVTPPALPAGWTSVISGGATPWATSSGASATPHNSAFGGDVANPGIANLVSPVVAIQSAFAQLTFQNAYDLEADTTSGTAYDGGVLEIKIGSGPFQDILAAGGSFVTGGYNMTIYLSTDSPLPNRQAWSGISGGFITTTVNLPAAAQGQNVQFRWRLATDTGNQNGGTGWYVDSVSVRDYSYNCCTAPLPPTISGVSLAGAHVTITFNSIAGVHYTLQYKNAPTDPQWSTIPPTVTGTGGILSLTDTNSLPPSRFYRVMGY